One Glycine max cultivar Williams 82 chromosome 6, Glycine_max_v4.0, whole genome shotgun sequence DNA segment encodes these proteins:
- the LOC100793964 gene encoding electron transfer flavoprotein subunit alpha, mitochondrial, whose product MATRALLGAIKKRTVSFPAFRGHSIYRHGSTLVVAEHEGGFIKPPSLSALAAATCLPDPDSSVSVLLAGSGPSLHQAASHAASCHPSISKVLVADSDKFKNPLAEPWAKLVHLVHQSGGYSHIIAAASSFGKNVVPRAAALLDVSPITDVTGISDSNTFVRPIYAGNALCTVRYTGANPCILTIRSTSFPVPQNSVDSKSNEAPISQVDLSTFDEDLDKSRYISQTSQDDERPDLGNARIVVTGGRALKSAENFKLIEDLANKLGAAVGATRAAVDAGYVPNDLQVGQTGKIVAPELYMAFGVSGAIQHLAGMRDSKVIVAVNNDADAPIFQVADYGLVGDLFEVIPELMEKLPEKK is encoded by the exons ATGGCGACTCGTGCGTTGCTCGGAGCAATCAAGAAACGCACCGTTTCGTTCCCCGCATTCCGCGGCCATTCCATTTATCGACAC GGTAGCACGCTTGTGGTGGCGGAACACGAAGGTGGTTTTATCAAACCCCCTTCTCTCTCAGCACTGGCTGCTGCCACGTGTCTTCCCGATCCTGACTCTTCCGTTTCTGTGCTCTTGGCCGGTTCGGGTCCTTCTCTTCATCAAGCTGCTTCACATGCTGCTTCGTGCCACCCTTCAATCTCCAag GTGCTTGTGGCAGATTCAGATAAATTCAAGAACCCTCTGGCAGAGCCCTGGGCTAAATTAGTCCATTTGGTTCACCAGAGTGGTGGTTACTCTCATATAATTGCTGCTGCAAGTTCTTTTGGGAAAAATGTCGTGCCACGTGCGGCTGCCCTTTTAGATGTTTCTCCAATTACTGACGTTACTGGAATTTCTGATTCCAATACTTTTGTGAG GCCAATATATGCTGGAAATGCACTCTGTACTGTCCGATATACtggtgccaatccttgtatatTAACGATTAGATCCACATCTTTTCCTGTTCCTCAGAATTCAGTTGACTCAAAATCTAATGAGGCTCCAATATCTCAGGTTGACCTTTCAACCTTTGATGAAg ATCTGGACAAGTCTAGATATATATCTCAGACTTCCCAGGATGATGAACGACCAGATCTTGGGAATGCACGAATTGTAGTTACTGGGGGCCGAGCCCTAAAGAGTGCTGAGAACTTTAAATTGATAGAAGATCTAGCCAATAAACTTGGTGCTGCGG TTGGTGCGACTCGTGCTGCTGTTGATGCAGGATATGTTCCTAATGATCTCCAG GTAGGGCAAACTGGAAAGATCGTTGCTCCTGAACTCTATATGGCTTTTGGTGTATCTGGAGCTATTCAACACTTGGCAGGGATGAGGGATTCCAAGGTCATTGTTGCTGTGAACAATGATGCTGATGCTCCTATATTTCAG GTAGCTGATTATGGACTTGTAGGAGATCTGTTTGAGGTGATACCAGAGCTAATGGAGAAGCTCcctgagaaaaaataa
- the LOC106799112 gene encoding uncharacterized protein → MTADPRKYYVRDRPGQHHNYHQVNWRDRADITLFYFTRFPEDATEEELWFQFKQMGDVREIFIPKLRNKEGRKYGFERFNGVSDANRMERKLDNIIVGGLKLHANIPKYRRGKARQEQYVAKHVRQMEGENGKGRVATPPNVRRTYAEAVVSHTENRGQRRSTTSILALYGSSQSSVTLEIPKGMKKRYKDAWVGRLKRQEIFEQLDDELSWILGSKVAPKYLGDDMVLLLGLSDTKAKEMIMEEINNDTSMFYSMEKWNSELKPGNRLVWIQCWGIPLVAWSIKYIRKIVAAVGDLVEVDDDVDDMQRLDRARVLVRTPWRPTIQHSVTVQIDGDTHRVHLVEEN, encoded by the coding sequence ATGACAGCAGATCCCAGAAAATACTATGTCAGAGATAGGCCTGGACAGCATCACAACTACCATCAAGTAAACTGGCGAGATAGGGCTGACATCACTTTGTTCTACTTCACTAGGTTCCCCGAGGATGCAACGGAGGAGGAGCTATGGTTTCAGTTCAAACAGATGGGGGATGTGAGGGAGATCTTCATCCCTAAATTGAGAAACAAAGAAGGAAGGAAGTACGGGTTTGAGAGATTCAATGGAGTCTCTGATGCAAACAGAATGGAAAGAAAGCTAGATAATATTATTGTTGGGGGCCTCAAGCTGCATGCGAATATCCCAAAGTACAGGAGAGGAAAGGCGAGACAAGAACAATACGTAGCCAAACATGTGAGGCAGATGGAGGGAGAAAATGGAAAGGGCAGAGTGGCAACACCTCCAAATGTGAGGAGGACATACGCGGAGGCAGTGGTTTCACACACTGAGAACAGAGGACAACGGCGATCCACCACCTCAATCCTAGCGTTGTATGGGAGCTCACAATCATCGGTCACACTTGAAATCCCGAAAGGGATGAAAAAGCGCTACAAAGATGCATGGGTAGGAAGACTGAAGAGACAAGAAATTTTCGAACAACTAGATGATGAACTCTCATGGATCCTCGGCTCAAAGGTAGCACCCAAGTACCTAGGAGACGACATGGTTCTCCTTCTCGGGCTTTCAGACACAAAAGCGAAAGAAATGATAATGGAAGAAATCAACAACGACACATCCATGTTTTATTCGATGGAGAAATGGAACTCGGAGCTTAAACCGGGTAACAGATTGGTTTGGATCCAATGCTGGGGCATTCCATTAGTGGCTTGGAGTATCAAGTACATACGCAAAATAGTGGCTGCAGTGGGCGACTTGGTGGAAGTTGACGATGACGTAGATGACATGCAGCGGCTTGACAGGGCACGGGTCCTCGTCAGAACACCATGGAGACCGACGATACAACACTCGGTAACTGTTCAAATCGACGGCGACACCCACAGAGTTCACCTCGTGGAGGAGAATTGA